A single Paracoccus pantotrophus DNA region contains:
- a CDS encoding HD domain-containing protein: MTDLTLRFAFLTEACRLKSVERANVLMDLSRPENSAEHSWHVALYALVFGASDRAIAMLLLHDLVEIDCGDHPIHLAHDAAAVQAAEAAAARRLFGMLPDGEALLALWREFEAGESPDARMAKRMDHVQPLFQVLCAPEPLADHVAIVRDNMGSGRARRLWTEWPEAMEAAQALLEGRAPCGELAQRLAFLAEADRLKSVLRASLLCDGSRRENSAEHSWHLALYALVMAPHAGAGVDIGRVIRMLLIHDLVEIDTGDVPIHAQGGGAHHGAAQLQAEAEAAERIFGLLPAAQGAGLRALWAEFEANETPDAVFAKSLDRAQPVMQNIASGGGTWAEYRVTYEQLVERVGLRIERGAPVLWSWLSESARVYFATGPEG, translated from the coding sequence ATGACCGACCTGACCCTGCGCTTTGCCTTCCTGACCGAGGCCTGTCGGCTGAAATCCGTCGAGCGGGCGAATGTGCTGATGGACCTGTCGCGGCCGGAAAACAGCGCCGAGCACAGCTGGCATGTGGCGCTTTACGCGCTGGTCTTCGGCGCCTCGGACCGCGCCATCGCCATGCTGCTGCTGCATGACCTGGTCGAGATCGACTGCGGCGACCATCCGATCCACCTGGCCCATGACGCGGCTGCCGTGCAGGCGGCCGAGGCGGCGGCGGCGCGCCGGCTGTTCGGCATGCTGCCGGATGGCGAGGCATTGCTGGCGCTGTGGCGGGAGTTCGAGGCCGGCGAAAGCCCGGATGCCCGCATGGCCAAGCGCATGGACCATGTCCAGCCGCTGTTCCAGGTGCTTTGCGCGCCCGAGCCCCTGGCCGATCATGTCGCCATCGTGCGCGACAACATGGGTTCGGGCCGCGCCCGGCGGCTCTGGACGGAATGGCCCGAGGCGATGGAGGCGGCGCAGGCCCTGCTGGAGGGCCGCGCGCCCTGCGGCGAACTGGCGCAGCGCCTGGCCTTCCTGGCCGAGGCCGACCGGCTGAAATCGGTGCTGCGCGCCAGCCTGCTGTGCGACGGTTCGCGGCGCGAGAACAGCGCCGAGCACAGCTGGCACCTGGCGCTTTACGCGCTGGTCATGGCGCCCCATGCCGGGGCAGGGGTGGATATCGGCCGGGTGATCCGCATGCTGCTGATCCATGACCTGGTCGAAATCGACACCGGCGACGTGCCGATCCATGCGCAGGGCGGCGGCGCCCATCACGGCGCGGCGCAATTGCAGGCCGAGGCCGAGGCGGCCGAGCGCATCTTTGGCCTGCTGCCCGCGGCGCAGGGGGCCGGGTTGCGCGCGCTCTGGGCCGAGTTCGAGGCGAACGAGACCCCCGATGCGGTCTTTGCCAAGTCGCTGGACCGGGCGCAGCCGGTGATGCAGAACATCGCCTCGGGCGGCGGCACCTGGGCGGAATACCGCGTGACCTATGAGCAGCTGGTCGAGCGCGTCGGCCTGCGCATCGAGCGCGGTGCGCCGGTGCTGTGGTCCTGGCTCAGCGAAAGTGCGCGGGTCTATTTTGCGACCGGCCCGGAGGGCTAG
- a CDS encoding cytochrome c biogenesis CcdA family protein produces the protein MLGIELADAAFLPAATVALLAGILSFLSPCVLPVVPPYLAYMTGVGVGGLKSGERSAVVPALFFVLGLSTVFLLMGMAASAFGRMFLQWQDWLARGAGVAVIIMGLHFLRIIRIPFLDTEARLDAGDKGGSSLGAYILGLAFAFGWTPCIGPQLGMILSLAVTGAEAGRGAALLAVYALGLGIPFLLSAIFINRAIGVMNRIKPHLKLIERMMGGLLVAVGAALLTGAFPTFAYWLLETFPWLATLG, from the coding sequence ATGTTGGGAATCGAGCTTGCAGATGCCGCCTTCCTGCCCGCCGCGACGGTCGCGCTGCTGGCCGGGATCCTGTCTTTCCTGTCGCCTTGCGTCCTGCCGGTGGTGCCCCCCTATCTGGCCTATATGACCGGGGTCGGCGTCGGCGGGCTGAAATCGGGCGAACGCAGCGCCGTGGTTCCGGCGCTGTTCTTCGTCCTGGGGCTGTCGACGGTTTTCCTGTTGATGGGCATGGCGGCCTCGGCCTTTGGCCGGATGTTCCTGCAATGGCAGGACTGGCTGGCGCGCGGGGCGGGAGTGGCGGTCATCATCATGGGCCTGCACTTCCTGCGCATCATCCGCATCCCCTTCCTGGACACCGAGGCGCGGCTGGATGCCGGCGACAAGGGCGGCTCCTCGCTGGGAGCCTATATCCTGGGGCTGGCCTTCGCATTCGGCTGGACGCCCTGCATCGGGCCGCAACTGGGCATGATCCTGTCGCTGGCCGTCACCGGGGCCGAGGCCGGGCGCGGCGCGGCCTTGCTGGCCGTCTATGCGCTGGGGCTGGGCATTCCCTTCCTGCTGTCGGCGATCTTTATCAACCGCGCCATTGGCGTGATGAACCGCATCAAGCCGCACCTGAAACTGATCGAGCGCATGATGGGCGGGCTTTTGGTGGCGGTCGGGGCGGCGCTGCTGACCGGCGCCTTCCCCACCTTCGCCTATTGGCTGCTGGAGACCTTTCCCTGGCTGGCCACGCTGGGTTAG
- the purQ gene encoding phosphoribosylformylglycinamidine synthase subunit PurQ, whose protein sequence is MKAAVITFPGSNCDRDLAVALQQAGAEVARVWHKDEALPAGIDLVAVPGGFSFGDYLRCGAIAAHSPIAGAIKAHAARGGYVLGICNGFQVLTELNLLPGALMRNAGLRFLCRETVLRVATAASPFTAAYRAGEEIRVPVAHHDGNYQIDAEGLAALKDQDRIAFAYAPGINGSVEDIAGVLSENRRVLGMMPHPERAADPAHGGTDGARLFASLMQELVAA, encoded by the coding sequence ATGAAAGCTGCCGTCATCACCTTTCCCGGATCGAATTGCGACCGCGACCTGGCCGTTGCGTTGCAGCAGGCGGGGGCCGAGGTCGCGCGGGTCTGGCACAAGGACGAGGCGCTGCCGGCGGGCATCGATCTGGTCGCGGTGCCGGGCGGGTTTTCCTTTGGCGACTACCTGCGCTGCGGCGCCATCGCCGCGCATTCGCCCATTGCCGGCGCGATCAAGGCCCATGCGGCGCGCGGCGGCTATGTGCTGGGCATCTGCAACGGCTTCCAGGTGCTGACCGAGCTGAACCTGCTGCCCGGTGCCCTGATGCGCAATGCCGGCCTGCGGTTCCTGTGCCGCGAGACGGTGCTGCGAGTCGCGACCGCGGCCAGCCCCTTCACCGCCGCCTATCGGGCGGGCGAGGAGATCCGGGTGCCGGTCGCCCATCACGACGGCAATTACCAGATCGACGCCGAGGGGCTGGCGGCGCTGAAGGACCAGGACCGCATCGCCTTTGCCTATGCGCCCGGCATCAACGGCTCGGTCGAGGACATCGCCGGGGTGCTGTCCGAGAACCGCCGGGTGCTGGGCATGATGCCCCATCCCGAGCGCGCGGCCGATCCGGCACATGGCGGCACCGATGGCGCGAGGCTTTTTGCCTCGCTGATGCAGGAGCTTGTCGCGGCCTGA
- a CDS encoding ribonuclease E/G: MSKKMLIDATHSEETRVVVVDGTKVEEFDFETVNKRQLAGNIYLAKVTRVEPSLQAAFVDYGGNRHGFLAFAEIHPDYYQIPAADRKALIEEERQAAAAEADEGEKKRSPRRRKPAKAAAADSGDAVAVSDEIAGMAVLDHSEGEAAGAADLAVDVAEAVPPATAEDVAAPVPEAADEAAGDDAAEDDGIESVAEEDVAEEISPPRKPRARRYKIQEVIKVRQIMLVQVVKEERGNKGAALTTYLSLAGRYCVLMPNTARGGGISRKITNAADRKKLKEIASELEVPEGAGLIIRTAGSQRTRTEIRRDYEYLMRLWEQIRELTFKSIAPAPIYEEGDLIKRTIRDLYSKEIDEVLVEGERGYRTAKDFMKMIMPSHAKNVKHYTDQMPLFARYQVESYLGGMFNPVVQLKSGGYIVIGVTEALVAIDVNSGRATKEGSIEETALKTNLEAAEEIARQLRLRDLAGLIVIDFIDMEERKNNAAVEKRFKERLKTDRARIQVGRISGFGLMEMSRQRLRPGMLESTTQPCPHCHGTGLIRSDDSLALTILRAIEEEGTRKRSREVLVKAPVAVANFLMNAKREHIATIEARYGLSVRVEADPALISPDYAIEKFKTATRNVPEVVSPVVSVDARLMAQIDDEEPAEEEVDEVAGEEDRAEDGHAETGEGSEGAENGSKRRRRRRRRRGGKNGDGEASHAEEGSDHAEDGAEDAVSEAEPAERPAEGEVTPAEVVPEVVAGSENAAEPDAESAEKPRRRTRTRRRKPEEPAETAVEEPEAGVEAEPALQTVEPAAEAASADAAPAPQDAQAGEPVAEPAVGEAADAEAVEPAATDAEEAEAAEPETVGAEAEAAVAPEAVPAPVPEPAPEPAPAPAAANEEPARPKRRGWWSMG, translated from the coding sequence ATGTCAAAGAAAATGCTGATCGACGCCACGCATTCCGAGGAGACTCGGGTTGTCGTGGTCGATGGAACCAAAGTCGAGGAATTTGATTTCGAGACGGTCAACAAGCGGCAGCTTGCTGGCAACATCTATCTGGCCAAGGTGACGCGGGTCGAACCCTCGCTGCAGGCCGCCTTCGTGGATTACGGCGGCAATCGCCACGGTTTCCTGGCCTTTGCCGAGATCCATCCCGATTACTACCAGATTCCCGCCGCCGACCGTAAGGCGCTGATCGAGGAAGAACGCCAGGCCGCCGCCGCCGAGGCCGACGAGGGCGAGAAAAAGCGCAGCCCGCGTCGCCGCAAGCCGGCCAAGGCCGCTGCAGCCGACAGTGGCGACGCCGTCGCGGTTTCGGACGAGATCGCCGGGATGGCCGTTCTGGACCACTCGGAAGGCGAGGCCGCGGGAGCCGCGGACCTTGCGGTGGATGTGGCCGAGGCCGTGCCGCCGGCGACGGCGGAGGATGTCGCCGCCCCCGTCCCTGAGGCGGCCGATGAGGCCGCAGGCGATGACGCCGCCGAGGACGACGGTATCGAATCCGTCGCCGAGGAGGACGTGGCCGAGGAAATCTCGCCGCCTCGGAAACCCCGCGCCCGCCGCTACAAGATCCAGGAGGTGATCAAGGTCCGGCAGATCATGCTGGTCCAGGTCGTCAAGGAGGAGCGCGGCAACAAGGGCGCCGCGCTGACCACCTATCTGAGCCTCGCCGGCCGCTATTGCGTGCTGATGCCGAACACCGCGCGCGGCGGCGGGATTTCCCGCAAGATCACCAATGCCGCCGACCGCAAGAAGCTGAAGGAGATCGCCAGCGAGCTGGAGGTGCCCGAGGGCGCCGGGCTGATCATCCGCACCGCCGGCAGCCAGCGGACGCGGACGGAAATCCGCCGTGACTACGAATACCTGATGCGGCTGTGGGAGCAGATCCGCGAGTTGACCTTCAAGTCCATCGCCCCCGCGCCGATCTACGAGGAAGGCGACCTGATCAAGCGCACGATCCGCGATCTCTACAGCAAGGAGATCGACGAGGTTCTGGTCGAGGGCGAGCGCGGCTATCGCACGGCCAAGGACTTCATGAAGATGATCATGCCGTCCCATGCCAAGAACGTGAAGCATTACACCGACCAGATGCCGCTGTTCGCGCGCTACCAGGTGGAAAGCTACCTGGGCGGCATGTTCAACCCGGTCGTGCAGCTGAAATCCGGCGGCTATATCGTCATCGGCGTGACCGAGGCGCTGGTCGCCATCGACGTCAACTCGGGCCGGGCCACCAAGGAAGGCTCGATCGAGGAAACCGCGCTGAAGACGAACCTGGAAGCCGCCGAGGAGATCGCGCGCCAGCTGCGGCTGCGCGACCTTGCGGGCCTGATCGTCATCGACTTCATCGACATGGAAGAGCGCAAGAACAACGCCGCCGTCGAGAAACGCTTCAAGGAGCGGCTCAAGACCGACCGGGCGCGCATCCAGGTCGGGCGCATCTCGGGCTTCGGCCTGATGGAGATGTCGCGCCAGCGCCTGCGGCCGGGCATGCTGGAATCGACCACGCAGCCCTGCCCGCATTGCCACGGTACCGGGCTGATCCGTTCGGACGACAGCCTGGCGCTGACCATCCTGCGCGCCATCGAGGAAGAGGGCACCCGCAAGCGTTCGCGCGAGGTGCTGGTCAAGGCGCCGGTCGCGGTCGCCAACTTCCTGATGAACGCCAAGCGCGAGCATATCGCCACGATCGAGGCGCGCTATGGTCTCTCGGTCAGGGTCGAGGCCGATCCGGCGCTGATCTCGCCCGATTACGCCATCGAGAAGTTCAAGACCGCGACGCGCAACGTGCCCGAGGTGGTTTCGCCCGTGGTTTCGGTCGATGCCCGGCTGATGGCGCAGATCGATGACGAGGAACCCGCCGAGGAAGAGGTCGATGAGGTCGCCGGGGAGGAAGACCGCGCCGAGGACGGCCATGCCGAGACCGGCGAGGGCAGCGAAGGCGCCGAGAACGGCAGCAAGCGCCGTCGTCGCCGCCGCCGCCGTCGCGGCGGCAAGAACGGCGACGGCGAGGCGTCCCATGCCGAGGAGGGCTCCGACCACGCCGAGGACGGCGCCGAGGATGCGGTTTCGGAAGCCGAGCCGGCCGAGCGGCCTGCCGAAGGCGAGGTGACGCCGGCGGAGGTCGTGCCCGAGGTCGTGGCCGGGTCCGAGAATGCGGCCGAACCGGATGCCGAATCGGCCGAGAAGCCGCGCCGCCGCACCCGGACGCGCCGCCGCAAGCCGGAAGAACCGGCCGAAACCGCCGTGGAGGAGCCGGAGGCGGGTGTCGAAGCCGAGCCGGCGCTCCAGACCGTCGAGCCTGCCGCGGAGGCCGCATCGGCGGACGCCGCGCCGGCACCGCAGGATGCGCAGGCCGGGGAGCCGGTTGCCGAGCCTGCCGTCGGCGAGGCGGCCGACGCCGAGGCTGTTGAACCCGCCGCGACCGACGCCGAGGAAGCCGAGGCCGCGGAACCCGAAACCGTCGGGGCAGAGGCCGAAGCGGCCGTTGCACCCGAAGCCGTGCCGGCGCCCGTCCCCGAGCCCGCCCCCGAGCCCGCTCCCGCCCCGGCCGCGGCGAACGAGGAGCCGGCGCGTCCCAAGCGCCGCGGCTGGTGGTCCATGGGCTGA
- a CDS encoding sensor histidine kinase, with translation MREEDNSIGFPEGRTGLTSRWGLRGVIAVLLVVAAGTIWFTNAWLTARFSETTRVRTELRSALYTGNLLSELQRTSVVPLLLARDPALISALSGNDFSGTSARLISAQKEIAAASIKLLDASGRVVGSTDRNLIGTNYVQEPFFVEALRSRDTVFTVSPSPQGAYEFTYSRTVMSDGRTLGVVVVGADLTRLVRSWAGISDAIAVTDSEGQIILSTEPRWRGLTLPEALAVRSAPSAIARAFQVTADWAATPADAYVQGRAVMQSETRIPFRGWKMIAFTTYESVRERVNAVLAMVIMGFAILLAAVFYLLSRRARVESAAWMRESADLRALNQRLTREIAERERMQKELRVAEQTVQQSSKLAALGEMSAGVSHELNQPLAAMKTYLAGARLLLQRGRAEEALSSFQRIDDLVERMGAITRQLKSYARKGGEAFEPVDLRAALSSALVMMEPQLRSRTIRLQRNIPRYPVMVYCDRIRLEQIIINLLRNAVDAIRGMRDPAIEITVSAGSHAFLSVRDNGPGVSDLENLFEPFFTTKKPGEGTGLGLAISSGIAADFGGRLTAHNASDEGGRGAVFELELPLHDPGHKAGTRLAAE, from the coding sequence ATGCGAGAGGAAGACAATTCCATCGGGTTCCCGGAGGGCAGGACGGGCCTGACCAGCCGTTGGGGCCTGCGCGGCGTGATCGCCGTGCTGCTGGTCGTGGCCGCGGGCACGATCTGGTTCACCAATGCCTGGCTGACCGCGCGGTTTTCCGAAACGACGCGGGTGCGCACCGAGCTGCGCTCGGCGCTTTATACCGGGAACCTTTTGTCGGAATTGCAGCGCACCTCGGTGGTGCCCCTGCTCTTGGCGCGCGATCCTGCGCTGATCTCGGCCCTGTCGGGCAATGATTTCTCGGGCACCTCGGCGCGGCTGATCTCGGCCCAGAAGGAGATCGCGGCGGCCTCGATCAAGCTCCTGGACGCCTCGGGACGGGTGGTGGGTTCGACCGACCGCAACCTGATCGGCACCAATTACGTGCAGGAGCCGTTCTTTGTCGAGGCGCTGCGTTCCAGGGACACGGTGTTCACCGTCTCGCCCTCGCCGCAGGGGGCCTATGAGTTCACCTATTCCCGCACCGTCATGTCGGACGGGCGCACGCTGGGCGTGGTGGTGGTGGGCGCCGACCTGACGCGGCTGGTGCGGTCATGGGCCGGGATCTCGGATGCGATCGCGGTCACGGACAGCGAGGGGCAGATCATCCTGTCGACCGAGCCGCGCTGGCGCGGGCTGACCCTGCCCGAGGCGCTGGCGGTGCGCTCGGCCCCCTCGGCCATCGCGCGGGCCTTCCAGGTCACGGCGGATTGGGCGGCGACGCCGGCCGATGCCTATGTGCAGGGCCGCGCGGTGATGCAGTCGGAAACCCGCATCCCCTTCCGCGGCTGGAAGATGATCGCCTTCACCACCTACGAGTCGGTGCGCGAGCGGGTGAATGCGGTGCTGGCCATGGTCATCATGGGCTTTGCCATCCTGCTGGCGGCGGTGTTCTATCTGCTGTCGCGGCGGGCGCGGGTCGAATCGGCGGCCTGGATGCGCGAATCGGCCGATCTGCGGGCGCTGAACCAGCGCCTGACCCGCGAGATCGCCGAACGCGAGCGGATGCAGAAGGAACTGCGCGTGGCCGAGCAGACCGTTCAGCAATCCAGCAAGCTGGCGGCCCTGGGCGAGATGTCGGCGGGCGTCAGCCACGAGCTGAACCAGCCGCTGGCGGCGATGAAGACCTATCTGGCCGGGGCGCGGCTTCTGTTGCAGCGCGGCCGGGCCGAGGAGGCGCTGTCGAGCTTCCAGCGCATCGACGACCTGGTCGAGCGCATGGGCGCCATCACCCGGCAGCTGAAATCCTATGCCAGAAAGGGCGGCGAGGCCTTCGAGCCGGTCGACCTGCGCGCCGCGCTGTCGAGCGCGCTGGTGATGATGGAGCCGCAGCTGCGAAGCCGCACCATCCGTCTGCAGCGCAACATCCCGCGCTATCCGGTCATGGTCTATTGCGACCGCATCCGGCTGGAGCAGATCATCATCAACCTGCTGCGCAACGCGGTCGATGCGATCAGGGGCATGCGCGACCCGGCGATCGAGATCACGGTCAGCGCCGGCTCTCACGCATTCTTGTCCGTGCGCGATAACGGTCCGGGTGTATCGGACCTGGAAAATCTGTTTGAACCCTTCTTCACCACGAAGAAACCCGGAGAGGGGACCGGCCTCGGGCTGGCGATCTCATCCGGGATCGCGGCCGATTTCGGGGGGCGTCTGACGGCGCATAACGCCTCGGACGAAGGGGGCAGGGGCGCCGTGTTCGAGCTTGAGCTGCCGCTGCACGATCCCGGCCACAAGGCCGGGACGCGGTTGGCGGCGGAATGA
- a CDS encoding enoyl-CoA hydratase, with the protein MKDGNPEPLVLRQDDGPVARLILNSPTNYNALSTAMIDALSDALDEIAADSRVRVLVLAARGKAFCAGHDLREMQGARNDEDDGRVAYERLFSRCAQMMQKLPALPQPVIAEVQGIATAAGCQLVASCDMAVAAEGVRFGVNGVNIGLFCSTPMVALTRAIPPRAAFELLVTGEFIDADRARELGLVNRVVPPAALEAEAMAMARTIAAKLPAAVRMGKRAFHAQRNLGLADAYETAGAVICENLLLPDTAEGIQAFLEKRPPNWE; encoded by the coding sequence ATGAAGGATGGAAACCCCGAGCCGCTGGTGCTGCGCCAGGACGACGGCCCCGTTGCACGCCTGATCCTGAACAGCCCGACGAATTACAACGCGCTGTCCACGGCAATGATCGACGCGCTGTCCGACGCGCTGGACGAGATCGCGGCGGATAGCCGGGTCCGCGTCCTGGTCCTGGCCGCCCGCGGCAAGGCGTTCTGCGCCGGCCACGACCTGCGCGAGATGCAGGGCGCCCGCAATGACGAGGATGACGGCCGCGTCGCCTATGAACGGCTGTTCTCGCGCTGCGCCCAGATGATGCAGAAGCTGCCGGCCCTGCCCCAGCCGGTCATCGCCGAGGTGCAGGGCATCGCCACCGCCGCCGGTTGCCAGCTGGTCGCCAGCTGCGACATGGCCGTCGCGGCCGAGGGGGTGCGCTTCGGCGTGAACGGGGTGAATATCGGGCTGTTCTGCTCGACCCCGATGGTGGCGCTGACCCGCGCCATCCCGCCGCGCGCCGCCTTCGAACTGCTGGTGACGGGCGAGTTCATCGACGCCGACCGGGCGCGGGAGCTGGGCCTGGTGAATCGCGTCGTCCCGCCCGCCGCGCTTGAGGCCGAGGCGATGGCGATGGCCCGCACCATTGCCGCCAAGCTGCCCGCCGCCGTGCGCATGGGCAAGCGTGCCTTCCACGCACAGCGCAACCTGGGCCTCGCCGATGCCTATGAGACCGCAGGCGCGGTGATCTGCGAGAACCTGCTGCTGCCCGATACCGCCGAGGGCATCCAGGCCTTCCTGGAAAAGCGGCCGCCGAACTGGGAATGA
- a CDS encoding NADP-dependent isocitrate dehydrogenase: MSKIKVENPVVELDGDEMTRIIWDFIKQKLILPYLDIDLKYYDLGIEERDRTSDQITVDAAEAIKQYGVGVKCATITPDEARVEEFGLKKMWKSPNGTIRNILGGVIFREPIICKNVPRLVPGWTQPIVVGRHAFGDQYKATDFRFPGKGKLTIKFVGEDGETIEHEVYQAPGAGVAMAMYNLDQSIIDFARASMNYGLNRGYPVYLSTKNTILKAYDGRFKDLFQKVYEEEFEAEFKKKGIHYEHRLIDDMVASAMKWSGGYVWACKNYDGDVQSDTVAQGFGSLGLMTSVLMTPDGKIVESEAAHGTVTRHYREHQKGNQTSTNSIASIFAWTGGLKHRAKLDDNAALKNFAETLERVTVQAVEDGYMTKDLALLVGPDQKWLTTMGYLEKVDEYLNKALAG, translated from the coding sequence ATGTCGAAGATCAAGGTAGAGAACCCCGTCGTCGAACTCGACGGCGACGAGATGACCCGGATCATCTGGGACTTCATCAAGCAGAAGCTGATCCTGCCCTATCTGGACATCGACCTGAAATATTACGACCTGGGCATCGAGGAGCGCGACCGCACCTCGGACCAGATCACCGTGGATGCGGCCGAGGCGATCAAGCAATACGGCGTCGGCGTGAAATGCGCCACCATCACCCCGGATGAGGCGCGGGTCGAGGAATTCGGCCTGAAGAAGATGTGGAAATCGCCCAACGGCACCATCCGCAACATCCTGGGCGGCGTGATCTTCCGCGAGCCGATCATCTGCAAGAACGTGCCGCGGCTGGTCCCCGGCTGGACCCAGCCCATCGTCGTCGGCCGCCACGCCTTCGGCGACCAGTACAAGGCCACCGATTTCCGCTTCCCGGGCAAGGGCAAGCTGACGATCAAGTTCGTCGGCGAGGATGGCGAGACCATCGAGCACGAGGTCTATCAGGCCCCCGGCGCCGGCGTCGCCATGGCGATGTACAACCTCGACCAGTCGATCATCGACTTCGCCCGCGCCTCGATGAACTACGGGCTGAACCGCGGCTATCCGGTCTATCTCTCGACCAAGAACACCATCCTGAAAGCCTATGACGGCCGCTTCAAGGATCTGTTCCAGAAGGTCTACGAGGAAGAGTTCGAGGCCGAGTTCAAGAAGAAGGGCATCCATTACGAGCATCGCCTGATCGACGACATGGTCGCCTCGGCGATGAAATGGTCGGGCGGCTATGTCTGGGCCTGCAAGAACTACGACGGCGACGTGCAGTCGGACACCGTCGCGCAGGGCTTCGGCTCGCTGGGCCTGATGACCTCGGTGCTGATGACGCCGGACGGGAAGATCGTCGAGTCCGAGGCCGCGCATGGCACGGTGACGCGCCACTATCGCGAGCACCAGAAGGGCAACCAGACCTCGACCAACTCGATCGCTTCGATCTTCGCCTGGACCGGCGGCCTCAAGCACCGCGCCAAGCTGGACGACAACGCGGCGCTGAAGAACTTTGCCGAGACGCTGGAGCGCGTGACCGTGCAGGCGGTCGAGGACGGCTATATGACCAAGGACCTGGCGCTGCTGGTCGGTCCCGACCAGAAATGGCTGACCACCATGGGCTATCTGGAAAAGGTCGACGAATACCTGAACAAGGCGCTGGCGGGCTGA
- a CDS encoding PaaI family thioesterase: MALAMGREALNEFMDRAFPQIAGQVRVETLDEARLTARLTVDDRHLRPGGTVSGPSMFALADVAIYLAILARIGEVALAVTTNASIDFMRKPEAGRDLLADCRILKLGRILAVGEVLIRSDGAEEPVARCSMTYSIPSKR, from the coding sequence ATGGCATTGGCAATGGGCCGCGAGGCGCTGAACGAATTCATGGACCGGGCATTCCCGCAGATCGCGGGCCAGGTCCGTGTGGAGACGCTGGACGAGGCGCGGCTGACCGCGCGGCTGACGGTGGACGACCGGCACCTGCGCCCCGGCGGCACGGTCAGCGGCCCGTCGATGTTCGCGCTGGCCGACGTGGCGATCTACCTGGCCATCCTGGCCCGGATCGGTGAGGTCGCGCTGGCGGTGACCACCAATGCCTCGATCGACTTCATGCGCAAGCCCGAGGCGGGGCGCGACCTGCTGGCCGATTGCCGCATCCTCAAGCTGGGCCGCATCCTGGCCGTGGGCGAGGTGCTGATCCGCTCGGACGGGGCCGAGGAGCCGGTGGCGCGCTGCTCGATGACCTATTCGATTCCGTCGAAACGCTGA
- a CDS encoding sigma-54-dependent transcriptional regulator yields MSRTLKIAVVDDEPDMRESISQWLALSGFDAETFATAEEALKVIGADWPGVVVSDIRMPGMDGMAFLKRLMGIDSGLPVIMITGHGDVPMAVEAMRIGAMDFMEKPFNPERLTELVKKATQARRLTLDNRALRRDLSEGQQVMSKLIGSSPVMDRLREDILDLGQADGHVLIDGETGTGKTLVAHALHAVGPRASKKFVPISCAAYSDEVLSAKLFGPVESGLPAVEEARGGTLCLEDIEALSDPLQARLLAFIAEQGSPAETRIIAISNARGEGRRAEDSLRPDLFYRLTALKITLPPLRSRGEDILTLFTRMTEQFAEEYGCEPPQVTAQEAAQLLQAPWPGNVRQLINVAERAVLQNRRGSGSIASLLMADGEDTQEATTTEGKPLKEYVESFEKMLIDNTMRRHKGSIAAVMDELCLPRRTLNEKMAKYGLSRSDYL; encoded by the coding sequence ATGAGCCGCACTTTGAAGATAGCCGTCGTGGACGATGAACCGGACATGCGCGAATCCATCAGCCAGTGGCTGGCGCTGTCGGGCTTCGACGCCGAGACCTTCGCCACCGCCGAGGAGGCGCTGAAGGTGATCGGTGCCGACTGGCCGGGGGTGGTGGTTTCCGACATCCGCATGCCGGGCATGGACGGGATGGCATTTCTCAAGCGGTTGATGGGCATCGATTCGGGCCTGCCGGTCATCATGATCACCGGCCATGGCGACGTGCCGATGGCGGTCGAGGCCATGCGCATCGGCGCCATGGATTTCATGGAAAAGCCCTTCAACCCCGAGCGGCTGACCGAACTGGTCAAGAAGGCGACCCAGGCCCGGCGGCTGACGCTGGACAACCGCGCGCTGCGCCGCGACCTCAGCGAAGGCCAGCAGGTCATGTCCAAGCTGATCGGGTCGAGCCCGGTCATGGACCGGCTGCGCGAGGACATCCTGGACCTGGGCCAGGCCGACGGCCATGTGCTGATCGACGGCGAGACCGGCACCGGCAAGACGCTGGTGGCGCATGCGCTGCATGCGGTGGGGCCGCGCGCCTCGAAGAAATTCGTGCCGATCTCTTGCGCGGCCTATAGCGACGAGGTGCTGTCGGCCAAGCTGTTCGGCCCGGTCGAGAGCGGGCTGCCCGCGGTCGAGGAGGCCCGCGGCGGCACGCTGTGCCTGGAGGATATCGAGGCGCTGTCCGATCCGCTGCAAGCGCGGCTGCTGGCCTTTATCGCCGAGCAGGGCAGCCCGGCCGAGACGCGGATCATCGCCATTTCCAATGCCCGCGGCGAGGGGCGCCGGGCCGAGGATTCGTTGCGCCCCGACTTGTTCTATCGCCTGACCGCGCTGAAGATCACCCTGCCGCCGCTGCGGTCGCGCGGCGAGGACATCCTGACGCTCTTCACCCGCATGACCGAGCAATTCGCCGAGGAATACGGCTGCGAGCCGCCGCAGGTGACGGCGCAGGAGGCGGCGCAGCTGTTGCAGGCGCCCTGGCCGGGCAATGTGCGCCAGCTGATCAACGTGGCCGAGCGGGCCGTGTTGCAGAACCGCCGCGGCTCGGGCTCGATCGCCTCGCTTCTCATGGCCGATGGTGAGGATACGCAGGAGGCGACGACGACCGAGGGCAAGCCGCTCAAGGAATATGTCGAGAGCTTCGAAAAGATGTTGATCGACAATACCATGCGCCGCCACAAGGGCAGCATCGCCGCGGTCATGGACGAGCTTTGCCTGCCGCGGCGGACGCTGAACGAGAAGATGGCGAAATACGGGCTGAGCCGCAGCGATTACCTGTGA